The following proteins are co-located in the Luteolibacter rhizosphaerae genome:
- a CDS encoding GDSL-type esterase/lipase family protein: MPSQQGLGRNDCGNLLEPAQPKALRLQGQPPPLIVAEPQALLAPQLPENSDLLLKIIDDVLLVPVDPACKRNQHESSDSHHGSLAENLPLHSLKQGNQRFEFSLIIRRLRRNRISGHYAPRNAANFGVGGDGTPQLLWRLANGGFDGLQPKVVVLMIGINNVWPGYSADDTSRGIRTFVARLREKMPSAKILLCGLLPIFDESDSIRYYIRTVNAGIAGLDDGKTVRFLDFSKDLLQPDGKRREGFYDSDRLHLKKPAYEAWAAAMEPMLGDWLAPEPETDKK, encoded by the coding sequence ATGCCAAGCCAGCAGGGTCTCGGGAGAAACGATTGCGGCAATCTCCTTGAGCCGGCTCAACCCAAGGCGCTTCGCCTTCAGGGCCAACCGCCTCCTTTGATCGTCGCTGAACCGCAGGCGCTTCTTGCACCGCAACTCCCTGAGAACTCGGACCTCCTCCTGAAGATAATTGATGACGTCCTGCTGGTGCCGGTTGATCCAGCCTGCAAGCGAAACCAGCATGAGAGTTCCGATTCCCATCACGGAAGCCTCGCAGAAAACCTCCCCTTGCACAGCCTGAAACAGGGAAACCAGCGCTTCGAATTTAGCCTGATCATTAGACGCTTACGCCGCAATCGAATTTCTGGACACTACGCGCCGCGGAATGCTGCCAACTTCGGCGTTGGTGGCGACGGCACGCCACAACTGCTGTGGCGTCTGGCGAATGGAGGCTTCGACGGTCTCCAGCCCAAAGTTGTGGTGCTGATGATAGGAATCAACAACGTATGGCCGGGCTATTCCGCTGATGACACGTCAAGGGGCATCCGCACCTTTGTCGCCCGCCTGCGCGAAAAGATGCCATCTGCGAAGATCTTGCTCTGCGGGCTCCTCCCCATTTTTGACGAGTCGGATTCCATCCGGTATTACATCAGGACCGTAAACGCCGGTATTGCGGGCCTAGATGATGGCAAGACCGTGCGATTCCTCGACTTCAGCAAGGATTTGCTTCAGCCCGACGGAAAACGTCGCGAAGGCTTCTACGATAGTGACCGCCTTCACCTGAAAAAGCCGGCTTACGAAGCGTGGGCCGCGGCGATGGAGCCCATGTTGGGAGACTGGCTTGCCCCCGAGCCCGAAACGGATAAGAAATGA
- a CDS encoding integrase core domain-containing protein: protein MFTKEFASILKGAGVESIRLPARSPNLNAFAERFVRSIRAEYLDHLILVGERSLRRAVDEFCAHYHEDRNHQGLESRRISPSVKWGELKCRKRLGGLLRYYHREAA, encoded by the coding sequence GTGTTCACCAAGGAGTTCGCATCAATCCTGAAAGGCGCAGGTGTCGAGTCTATCCGCCTTCCCGCGCGGTCTCCAAATCTGAATGCATTTGCTGAAAGGTTCGTCCGGTCGATCAGAGCCGAGTACCTCGACCATCTGATTCTCGTGGGAGAACGGTCGCTCCGGCGGGCGGTTGACGAGTTCTGCGCCCATTACCATGAAGATCGGAATCACCAAGGGCTGGAATCGAGGCGGATTTCTCCGTCAGTGAAGTGGGGAGAATTGAAGTGTCGAAAACGCTTGGGAGGATTGCTCCGGTATTACCACAGGGAGGCCGCATGA
- a CDS encoding cytochrome C oxidase subunit IV family protein, which yields MRLYLLVGLVLFCGTLATVAVATIPALDFGRHGFDTADLVLGLLIATFKASLVALVFMHLNHERKLIYFFAVLASVHCVGLVAFTLLAEADTIRDPNFFHGTRGNDPGGISISRGPFPQTNTTKGPGTFGP from the coding sequence ATGCGACTGTATCTACTCGTCGGCCTTGTTCTTTTCTGTGGGACGCTGGCCACGGTCGCTGTTGCCACCATTCCTGCGCTGGATTTCGGCCGCCACGGATTCGACACCGCGGACTTGGTGCTTGGGCTGCTGATCGCCACCTTCAAAGCGTCACTCGTGGCGTTGGTGTTCATGCACCTGAACCATGAGCGGAAGTTGATCTATTTTTTCGCAGTCCTCGCCTCGGTCCATTGCGTCGGATTGGTGGCGTTCACTCTGCTCGCCGAGGCCGACACCATTCGGGATCCGAACTTCTTCCACGGCACTCGCGGCAACGATCCCGGAGGGATCTCGATCTCTCGAGGCCCGTTTCCGCAGACAAATACGACCAAGGGGCCCGGGACGTTCGGACCCTGA
- a CDS encoding KOW motif-containing protein — MQKDLHTGDRVRVISGDSEGFQGVIVTVVRTPGHSRYLVAKDDVSVWAERSEIALTEEFGGDVPPLS; from the coding sequence ATGCAGAAGGATCTCCACACCGGCGATCGAGTCCGGGTGATCTCTGGAGACAGCGAGGGCTTTCAAGGAGTCATCGTTACGGTTGTTCGTACCCCCGGCCATTCCCGTTATCTGGTTGCAAAAGACGATGTTTCGGTTTGGGCGGAGCGCAGCGAGATTGCTTTGACCGAGGAATTCGGAGGCGACGTCCCACCGCTGTCTTGA
- a CDS encoding WYL domain-containing protein, whose amino-acid sequence MEKLKHRPTLQLLRSAVAAGRDLTISYHGEVVTVEPHALLQANRSSAFVLAAWVTKSKEWGFFRFAEIRGVKFEKRAFVPRPDVPKKVPFRSTISKQKQD is encoded by the coding sequence ATGGAAAAGTTAAAGCACCGCCCCACCCTGCAGCTCCTTCGATCCGCGGTTGCGGCCGGCAGGGACCTCACAATCAGCTACCACGGTGAAGTCGTCACCGTGGAGCCTCACGCGCTTCTTCAAGCGAATCGGTCGTCCGCCTTTGTCCTCGCTGCATGGGTGACGAAAAGCAAGGAGTGGGGCTTCTTTCGCTTCGCGGAGATCCGCGGAGTGAAGTTCGAAAAGCGGGCGTTCGTCCCACGCCCTGACGTTCCTAAAAAGGTTCCCTTCCGATCGACTATTTCTAAACAGAAGCAGGATTAG
- a CDS encoding alpha/beta fold hydrolase — MVERPDGSQLRIYCYGDPDGEPLVATHGWGLSSEAWNYLKREIPHGCRLIVWDLPGLGESKGPVTGDYSLAKMAMDLDAVMAFAGKPCTLVGHSIGGMIIQTYMQTFPEKLRVRVRGAILVHTTPVDPVKTTSGSSYLLPLEGPLLAPLMRITIALSPLVRVLNWLSYANGSTHLTTKFSSFAGHESWQQVDFAARFTPRASPAVLAAGMLEMMRYDALTALPTVKVPVAVIAGNRDSTTLPEASGLIYGSIEGAVLHTLTPAKHLGYIERHASFHQLLREFWRDRRMEIG; from the coding sequence ATGGTCGAACGTCCCGACGGTTCGCAGTTGCGAATCTACTGTTACGGGGATCCTGACGGAGAGCCGCTGGTGGCCACGCACGGCTGGGGTCTGAGCTCAGAGGCGTGGAACTATCTGAAACGCGAGATCCCTCACGGCTGTCGCTTGATCGTTTGGGATCTGCCCGGCTTGGGCGAGTCGAAGGGCCCGGTGACTGGCGACTACAGCTTGGCCAAGATGGCGATGGATTTGGACGCCGTAATGGCATTCGCGGGGAAGCCTTGCACGCTCGTGGGCCATAGCATCGGAGGAATGATCATCCAAACCTACATGCAGACCTTTCCGGAGAAGCTGCGCGTGCGGGTGAGGGGAGCCATCCTGGTGCACACCACGCCGGTCGACCCGGTCAAAACCACCTCGGGCAGTTCCTACCTGCTACCGCTTGAGGGCCCGCTATTGGCCCCGCTGATGCGAATCACGATTGCCCTGTCCCCCTTGGTTCGCGTGTTGAACTGGTTGTCCTACGCAAACGGCTCGACGCACTTGACCACGAAATTCAGTTCGTTTGCCGGCCACGAATCGTGGCAGCAGGTCGACTTTGCCGCCCGCTTCACGCCCCGCGCCTCGCCAGCGGTATTGGCTGCCGGAATGCTCGAGATGATGCGCTACGACGCGCTAACGGCGCTGCCGACGGTGAAGGTGCCCGTGGCCGTGATCGCGGGAAACCGCGACTCCACCACGCTGCCGGAGGCAAGTGGTCTCATCTACGGATCAATCGAGGGCGCAGTGCTGCACACGCTCACACCCGCGAAGCACCTCGGCTATATTGAAAGGCATGCTTCCTTCCACCAGCTGCTGCGCGAATTCTGGAGGGACCGAAGGATGGAGATAGGTTAG